A region of Nostoc sp. 'Peltigera membranacea cyanobiont' N6 DNA encodes the following proteins:
- a CDS encoding zinc metalloprotease HtpX, translating to MSLQSGLDALKDKRYQEAVKLLEKFCRDCADGRANASGESDSSDYLSAQMWLIKAYQATGEIEKAKILCQRLMMSENPQARSWAEQASQSFRQTPATQSNASQKASRAATTGMKLAMGGVGGSLALASGVTMTLLFGMVFALGLSLVFILGSNDPLQGLAIAIGITLVFNIAAFFLSPFMMDLTQGWLYQTRWVELAEVESLSPETAKVIRQVCEQKKLKTPRLGIINDQNPTAFTYGSLPNSARLIVSQGLFTYLDDDEIATVYAHELGHIVHWDFAVMTVASTLVQICYLIYSTARKLGRGGDNKIKDAIQTAGLVAYVFYVIGTYLLLYLSRTREYFADHFAAESTGNPNGLSRALVKIAYGILEEGSRTQEPSRLIEGTRALGIYDHKAAASTGTAYRIASDTQKIGRVFLWDMFNPWGWWMELNSTHPLTGKRVRALSTYAEQLGLPTEFDMGRVIGEGKTLSKSRLYGNFFLDVVLYGAETIGFLVGLVMGVILWSSSPNTGLAFGAPLIGLGIGIVIKALVMFPDYKQAAETDILTLMSDPYASPLRGQPAKLEGLLIGRGDAGYKFGSDLKIQDRSGMLYLHYASRFGPIGNFLFGMKRVKSLIGEQVGAVGWFRRGVAPWMDLIQLQSENGTIVNSYHRFWSFILGGGSIILGVVLIMFLSR from the coding sequence ATGTCATTGCAATCTGGATTAGATGCCTTAAAAGACAAGCGTTATCAAGAAGCGGTTAAATTACTCGAAAAATTCTGCCGCGATTGCGCTGATGGCCGCGCCAACGCCTCCGGCGAAAGTGATTCCTCAGATTATCTTTCAGCACAGATGTGGCTGATAAAAGCCTATCAAGCCACAGGCGAAATCGAAAAAGCCAAAATTCTGTGTCAAAGGTTAATGATGAGTGAAAACCCACAGGCTCGCAGTTGGGCAGAACAAGCTAGTCAATCCTTCCGCCAAACGCCAGCAACCCAATCTAACGCCAGCCAAAAAGCTAGTCGTGCCGCCACTACTGGGATGAAATTAGCGATGGGGGGTGTGGGTGGTAGTTTGGCGTTAGCTTCTGGTGTCACCATGACCTTGTTGTTTGGCATGGTGTTTGCTTTAGGTTTGAGCTTAGTATTTATTTTGGGTAGCAACGATCCGCTCCAAGGGCTAGCGATCGCTATTGGTATTACCCTAGTTTTTAATATCGCCGCTTTTTTCCTGTCTCCATTCATGATGGACTTAACTCAAGGCTGGCTTTACCAAACTCGCTGGGTAGAGTTAGCAGAAGTTGAAAGTCTTAGTCCAGAGACAGCTAAAGTTATTCGCCAAGTCTGCGAACAGAAAAAGCTGAAAACACCACGGCTAGGAATTATTAACGACCAAAACCCCACGGCTTTTACTTACGGTTCATTGCCGAATAGCGCCCGTTTAATAGTTAGCCAGGGACTCTTCACATATTTGGATGACGATGAAATTGCTACAGTTTACGCCCATGAATTGGGGCACATCGTCCACTGGGACTTTGCAGTGATGACTGTAGCTTCCACCTTAGTGCAAATTTGCTACCTGATTTACAGCACAGCCAGAAAATTAGGGCGTGGTGGCGATAACAAGATTAAAGATGCTATCCAAACTGCTGGTCTGGTTGCCTACGTGTTTTACGTCATTGGTACTTATCTGCTGCTGTACCTCTCTCGGACACGAGAATACTTTGCTGACCATTTTGCGGCCGAAAGTACAGGTAATCCCAATGGATTATCCCGCGCTTTGGTGAAAATTGCCTACGGCATCCTAGAAGAAGGTTCGCGGACACAAGAACCCAGTCGTTTAATTGAAGGGACTCGTGCCTTGGGTATCTACGACCATAAAGCCGCCGCTTCTACAGGAACCGCTTACCGCATTGCATCCGATACCCAAAAAATTGGTCGCGTCTTTCTGTGGGATATGTTTAACCCTTGGGGCTGGTGGATGGAGTTAAATTCAACTCACCCGTTGACAGGTAAGCGAGTTCGTGCATTAAGCACTTATGCCGAACAATTGGGTTTACCAACTGAGTTTGATATGGGGCGAGTTATTGGAGAAGGCAAAACTCTGAGTAAGAGTAGACTTTACGGCAACTTCTTTTTAGATGTTGTGCTGTACGGCGCTGAAACAATTGGTTTCTTGGTTGGCTTGGTAATGGGTGTGATTCTGTGGTCAAGTTCTCCAAACACAGGTTTAGCATTTGGTGCGCCACTTATTGGCTTAGGCATAGGAATTGTAATCAAAGCCTTGGTGATGTTCCCCGACTACAAGCAAGCAGCAGAAACTGATATTCTCACGCTGATGTCAGACCCCTACGCCAGTCCGTTACGCGGACAACCGGCAAAACTGGAAGGTCTACTTATTGGTCGTGGCGACGCTGGTTATAAATTTGGTTCCGATTTAAAAATTCAGGATCGTAGCGGGATGCTTTATCTGCATTACGCCTCACGCTTTGGCCCCATCGGTAATTTCTTGTTTGGGATGAAGCGAGTGAAAAGCTTAATTGGCGAACAAGTGGGGGCTGTAGGTTGGTTCCGTCGGGGTGTTGCGCCTTGGATGGATTTAATTCAACTTCAAAGTGAAAATGGCACTATTGTCAATAGTTACCATCGCTTCTGGTCATTCATCCTTGGTGGTGGATCGATTATCCTGGGAGTGGTCTTGA
- a CDS encoding glutamate-5-semialdehyde dehydrogenase, which produces MTIFDIGSPLIAIAQKTRKAASKLAILSTEAKNQAIVAIAQALESAKDEILQANVADCKAATAEGIPQPLYKRLQLDEHKLRDAIVGVQDVGKLADPIGKIQIHRELDTGLILKRITCPLGVLGIIFEARPEAAIQIASLAIKSGNGVILKCGKEAVRSCEAIVKAIKQGLSETAVNPDAVQLLTTREETLELLKLDKYVDLIIPRGSNSFVRFVQENTRIPVLGHADGICHLYIDKAADISKAVPITVDAKAQYPAVCNAIETLLVHQSIATEFLPQVADALQERHVELRGDQRTLEILPNIVSATKIDWETEYSDFILSIKIVDSIEAAIAHINEYGSRHTDAIITEDSESVETFFGLVNAANIFHNCSTRFADGFRYGFGAEVGISTQQMPPRGPVGLEGLVTYKYQMTGDGHIVATYTGANAKAFTHQDLE; this is translated from the coding sequence ATGACTATTTTTGATATTGGTTCTCCCCTAATTGCGATCGCCCAAAAAACCCGCAAAGCCGCAAGTAAGCTGGCGATTCTCTCCACTGAGGCAAAAAATCAGGCAATTGTTGCGATCGCGCAAGCTTTAGAATCGGCTAAAGATGAAATTTTACAAGCAAATGTTGCTGATTGTAAAGCTGCTACCGCCGAAGGAATTCCCCAACCGCTTTATAAGCGCTTACAGTTGGATGAACATAAATTAAGAGATGCGATCGTTGGGGTACAAGATGTAGGTAAGCTGGCAGATCCAATTGGTAAAATCCAAATTCACCGCGAACTTGATACTGGTTTAATTCTCAAGCGAATTACTTGTCCTTTAGGTGTTTTGGGGATTATTTTTGAAGCGCGTCCAGAGGCGGCGATTCAAATTGCTTCCTTAGCGATCAAATCTGGAAATGGGGTAATTCTCAAATGCGGAAAAGAAGCGGTACGTTCTTGCGAAGCGATAGTCAAAGCAATTAAACAAGGATTATCTGAAACTGCTGTTAACCCTGATGCAGTACAGTTATTGACAACTAGAGAAGAAACTCTAGAACTTTTGAAATTAGACAAATATGTAGATTTAATTATTCCTAGAGGTTCTAATTCTTTTGTCCGGTTTGTTCAAGAAAATACACGGATTCCTGTATTAGGTCACGCCGATGGTATTTGTCATCTTTATATAGATAAAGCTGCTGATATTTCTAAAGCAGTTCCGATTACCGTCGATGCCAAAGCTCAATATCCGGCTGTTTGTAATGCGATTGAAACTTTGCTAGTTCACCAATCAATTGCTACGGAGTTTTTACCCCAAGTTGCTGATGCTTTGCAAGAACGCCATGTAGAATTAAGAGGCGATCAACGCACCTTAGAAATTTTACCTAATATCGTATCGGCAACAAAGATAGATTGGGAAACAGAATATAGCGATTTTATTTTGTCGATAAAGATTGTAGACTCGATAGAAGCTGCGATCGCACATATTAACGAATATGGTTCTCGTCATACTGACGCGATTATCACTGAAGATTCAGAATCTGTTGAAACTTTCTTTGGACTAGTAAATGCAGCTAATATATTCCACAATTGTTCTACCCGATTTGCTGATGGTTTCCGCTATGGTTTCGGTGCGGAAGTAGGGATTAGTACGCAACAAATGCCTCCCCGCGGCCCCGTTGGTTTAGAAGGATTGGTGACATACAAATATCAAATGACTGGCGATGGACATATTGTCGCTACTTACACCGGGGCGAATGCTAAAGCTTTTACTCATCAGGATTTGGAGTAA
- a CDS encoding isochorismate synthase, whose protein sequence is MTVSPCRSNLFVERKDLYQFLLSVQEKCLQNNDKQIVSISQEIDLVDPLLVLDRLTQANEINFYFEDRAKGEAIAAIDSVAKLQIDGADRFAQAEYFIKSCLKNIINFGNANQPFSGPHFFSYFSFFDKNAQVDYPFPSATIFLPRWQVAVKNQRCILVTNIILNENTNIQRLLENVQNKIEFIQSLEYYSANIDSFSTNLYKKSVTNATQFKRSVVSVLEKIRSSHLSKIVLADILDVKSSNHFDLIKSLNNLRQIHPNCYIFSTSNGKGQNFIGASPERLISINNQQLITDALAGSAPRGKTPAEDAANANRLLNSEKEKHEHSLVLNFITQRLRQLGLSPQILAPRLRQLSNIQHLWTPISAVVPVNIHPLKIVGQLHPTPAVAGAARDVACAEIRRYESFERGLYAAPLGWIDSQGNCEFIVGIRSALIDGDRARLYAGAGIVAGSDPDKEFAEVQLKLQALLKALV, encoded by the coding sequence ATGACAGTTTCACCATGTCGTAGCAACTTGTTTGTAGAGCGCAAAGATTTATATCAATTTTTGTTATCAGTCCAAGAAAAGTGCCTCCAAAATAATGACAAGCAAATTGTCAGTATCTCTCAAGAGATCGATTTAGTCGATCCTTTACTTGTATTGGATCGACTTACACAAGCAAATGAAATAAATTTTTACTTTGAGGACAGAGCTAAAGGAGAAGCGATCGCAGCAATCGATTCTGTAGCAAAATTACAGATTGATGGTGCAGATCGTTTTGCTCAAGCTGAATATTTTATCAAATCTTGTCTAAAAAATATAATTAATTTTGGTAACGCTAATCAACCTTTTTCTGGGCCTCACTTTTTTTCTTATTTCAGCTTTTTTGATAAAAATGCCCAAGTCGATTATCCATTTCCATCTGCTACCATTTTTCTTCCACGTTGGCAAGTAGCTGTTAAAAATCAGCGTTGTATATTAGTAACAAATATAATTCTTAATGAAAATACAAATATTCAAAGGTTATTGGAGAATGTGCAAAATAAAATTGAATTTATCCAATCTTTAGAATATTACTCTGCTAATATTGATTCTTTTTCGACAAATTTATACAAAAAATCTGTCACAAATGCTACTCAGTTTAAACGTTCAGTAGTATCTGTTTTGGAAAAAATTCGGTCTAGTCATTTAAGCAAGATTGTTCTAGCAGATATATTAGATGTCAAATCAAGCAATCATTTTGACTTAATTAAATCTTTAAATAATCTTAGGCAAATACATCCTAATTGTTATATCTTTTCTACCAGTAATGGCAAAGGACAAAACTTTATTGGTGCAAGTCCAGAAAGATTAATTAGTATTAATAATCAACAGTTAATTACAGATGCTTTGGCTGGTTCTGCACCACGAGGTAAAACCCCTGCTGAAGATGCGGCTAATGCCAATCGCTTACTTAATAGTGAAAAAGAAAAGCACGAACATTCGTTAGTGCTTAATTTTATCACCCAACGCCTACGCCAACTAGGTTTGTCACCACAGATATTAGCACCACGGCTGCGACAATTATCGAATATCCAGCATTTATGGACACCAATAAGTGCTGTAGTTCCAGTTAACATTCACCCATTAAAGATTGTCGGACAATTGCATCCTACACCAGCCGTTGCAGGTGCAGCACGAGATGTAGCCTGTGCTGAAATTCGCCGTTACGAAAGCTTTGAGAGAGGTTTGTATGCTGCGCCTCTAGGTTGGATAGATTCTCAGGGAAACTGTGAGTTTATTGTGGGAATTCGGTCAGCATTGATTGATGGCGATCGCGCGAGATTGTATGCTGGTGCTGGTATTGTTGCTGGCTCCGATCCGGATAAGGAATTTGCAGAGGTGCAGCTTAAGCTTCAGGCGTTACTTAAAGCCTTAGTTTAA